In Rheinheimera sp. MM224, one DNA window encodes the following:
- a CDS encoding ExbD/TolR family protein, whose amino-acid sequence MARKIRREAEEAAIDLTPMLDVVFIMLIFFIVTTSFVKEAGIDVNRPKAAKAQSKPSATIFIAIRANGEIWMDKRAVDVERVGATVEKLLAESPTDTVIIQADKEAKHGIVVSVMDQIKLAGIDKISIAAENK is encoded by the coding sequence ATGGCACGTAAAATTAGACGTGAAGCCGAAGAGGCAGCAATCGATTTAACGCCAATGTTGGACGTTGTATTCATCATGCTGATCTTCTTTATCGTAACGACTTCGTTCGTTAAAGAAGCTGGTATTGACGTAAACCGTCCTAAAGCGGCGAAAGCTCAATCTAAGCCATCAGCCACTATCTTTATTGCGATCCGTGCAAACGGTGAGATTTGGATGGATAAACGTGCTGTAGACGTTGAGCGTGTTGGTGCAACGGTTGAGAAACTGTTAGCTGAATCGCCAACTGACACCGTTATCATTCAAGCAGATAAAGAAGCTAAGCACGGTATTGTGGTTTCAGTAATGGACCAAATCAAGCTGGCTGGTATCGATAAGATTTCGATCGCTGCGGAGAACAAGTAA
- a CDS encoding MotA/TolQ/ExbB proton channel family protein — protein sequence MKKVFKGLVVAAVVTMSAGVCLTAAADTAKLDQLLEQVKKSRTAEGKINQQREQEFLSDRADKQALLNRAKAEFAAEESRGKSLTQQFADNEGKLAAKEAELIAAQGTLGEMFGIVRGAATETIGGIATSNISAQFKGREELLKKLSEAKELPTINELEELWVALQTEMTESAKVSKFEGNVVGLDGNGATASVTRVGSFNLISDIGYLVFNADTQEMQPLVKQPESYIVADATAFKDAAAGTLMPVYIDPTGGNLLRLKTQEATLEEQFHQGGTVGYVITVLLGIGLLIGLLRFLALTAASSGVNAQLKNLSNPSEKNALGRILKVYHDNKNVDVENLELKLDEAIMRETPAIEKGIGILKLIAAVGPLLGLLGTVVGMIGAFQVITLHGTGDPKIMAGQISMALVTTVQGLLCALPLLFIHSMLQTKSNSILHVLDEQSAGIIAAHAEKEKA from the coding sequence ATGAAGAAAGTTTTTAAAGGTTTAGTAGTTGCAGCTGTTGTAACTATGTCTGCAGGCGTGTGCTTAACTGCTGCTGCCGATACAGCCAAACTTGACCAATTGTTAGAGCAAGTTAAAAAATCACGTACTGCTGAAGGTAAAATCAACCAGCAACGCGAACAGGAATTTTTATCTGACCGCGCTGACAAGCAAGCCCTGTTAAACAGAGCTAAAGCTGAATTTGCTGCTGAAGAATCCCGTGGTAAGTCTTTAACTCAGCAATTCGCTGACAATGAAGGCAAATTAGCTGCGAAAGAAGCTGAATTAATTGCTGCTCAGGGTACTTTAGGTGAAATGTTCGGTATCGTTCGTGGTGCTGCAACTGAAACCATCGGCGGTATCGCTACTTCTAACATCAGTGCTCAGTTTAAAGGCCGTGAAGAACTGCTGAAAAAACTGTCAGAAGCCAAAGAACTTCCAACTATCAATGAACTGGAAGAACTGTGGGTTGCTCTGCAAACTGAAATGACTGAGTCTGCTAAAGTATCTAAATTCGAAGGCAACGTAGTTGGTCTGGATGGTAATGGTGCTACTGCTTCTGTTACTCGTGTTGGTTCATTTAACCTGATTTCAGACATCGGTTACCTGGTGTTTAACGCTGATACTCAGGAAATGCAACCTCTGGTTAAACAACCTGAGTCTTACATTGTTGCTGATGCAACTGCGTTTAAAGATGCAGCTGCCGGTACTCTGATGCCAGTTTATATCGACCCAACTGGTGGTAACTTACTGCGTCTGAAAACTCAGGAAGCTACTTTAGAAGAGCAATTCCACCAAGGTGGTACTGTAGGTTACGTAATCACAGTATTGTTAGGTATTGGTTTACTGATTGGTTTACTGCGTTTCTTAGCTCTGACTGCAGCCTCTTCAGGTGTAAATGCTCAGCTGAAAAACCTGTCTAACCCTTCAGAGAAAAACGCTCTGGGCCGTATCCTGAAAGTTTACCATGACAACAAAAACGTTGACGTTGAAAACTTAGAACTGAAACTGGACGAAGCTATTATGCGCGAAACTCCGGCTATCGAAAAAGGTATCGGTATCCTGAAGTTAATCGCTGCTGTAGGTCCTTTATTAGGTCTGTTAGGTACAGTTGTTGGTATGATCGGTGCGTTCCAGGTTATTACCTTACACGGTACTGGTGACCCGAAAATCATGGCTGGTCAGATTTCAATGGCGTTAGTAACAACCGTTCAAGGTCTGTTATGTGCTCTGCCATTACTGTTTATCCACTCAATGTTACAAACGAAGTCTAACTCAATCCTGCATGTCCTGGATGAGCAAAGCGCTGGTATCATCGCTGCTCATGCGGAGAAGGAGAAAGCGTAA
- a CDS encoding ATP-binding protein has product MQLSLKVRQGIISLFLLFFLLPSSFFAIEQAFYTQLLTSTEQRLEVHMYSILAEVHPNDGKVELSNNLLPPDFYRPDSGLAAFITSENELLWQSDSSINQQFDPPTHQILPASHEFVLMEQYQQKYWVLSFSVLFDLGDNTLPLTIHVVQNDQLLQEPLKTFRKTLSQWFIGIALVLIGLTLLAYYWITKPLTSLDKEIHKLESGQQEQLLHDYPAELNKIKEDLNLLLANQNRQKQRYRHHLSDLAHALKTPIAVLRTSKLSEQPELREQLDRITGMIEHQLKRAASSGQDLWHKQIKVKPLIDKLEQALSKIYRDKDCLIEIHCTDQVVFRGDETDLMEILGNLLDNACKACNHRVKISAFGKPLQLDIEDDGPGIPQDKREELFQRGTRLDTYKEGHGVGLSIVSELVKSYSGELQVSQSPLGGARFVIRFPEPGVK; this is encoded by the coding sequence ATGCAGTTATCGCTCAAGGTTCGTCAGGGTATTATCAGCCTGTTTTTGCTGTTCTTTTTATTGCCCAGTTCATTTTTCGCTATAGAACAGGCCTTTTATACCCAGCTGTTGACCAGCACTGAGCAACGACTTGAAGTACATATGTACTCTATTTTGGCTGAAGTTCATCCGAATGATGGCAAGGTAGAGCTGAGTAATAATTTGCTGCCGCCGGATTTTTATCGCCCTGATTCAGGGCTAGCGGCTTTTATTACCAGCGAAAACGAATTGTTATGGCAATCGGACTCGTCGATTAACCAGCAATTTGATCCTCCTACTCACCAGATTTTACCGGCTTCTCATGAATTTGTGCTGATGGAGCAATACCAGCAAAAATACTGGGTATTGTCTTTTTCTGTGCTGTTTGACTTAGGCGACAACACCCTGCCTCTGACTATTCATGTGGTGCAAAATGACCAATTGCTGCAGGAGCCGCTGAAAACCTTCCGCAAAACCTTGAGCCAATGGTTTATCGGTATAGCACTAGTGCTTATCGGCTTAACTTTGCTGGCTTATTATTGGATCACTAAACCATTAACTTCATTGGATAAAGAAATTCATAAGCTTGAAAGTGGCCAGCAAGAACAACTGCTGCACGACTACCCTGCCGAGCTGAACAAAATCAAAGAAGATTTAAACCTTTTGCTGGCGAACCAGAACAGGCAAAAGCAACGTTATCGCCATCACTTAAGCGATTTGGCGCATGCGCTAAAAACCCCTATCGCTGTGCTGCGCACCTCTAAACTGTCCGAGCAACCTGAATTGCGTGAACAGCTGGACCGTATTACCGGCATGATAGAACATCAGTTAAAACGTGCCGCCAGCTCAGGGCAGGATTTGTGGCATAAACAAATTAAAGTCAAACCCCTGATTGATAAGCTGGAACAGGCTTTAAGCAAAATATATCGGGATAAAGACTGTTTGATAGAAATTCATTGTACGGATCAGGTGGTATTCCGTGGTGATGAAACAGATTTAATGGAGATACTGGGTAACCTACTCGACAACGCCTGCAAAGCCTGTAATCACAGGGTTAAAATAAGTGCCTTTGGCAAACCTTTGCAGCTGGATATTGAAGACGATGGCCCGGGCATTCCGCAAGATAAAAGGGAAGAATTGTTCCAACGGGGTACCCGACTGGACACCTACAAAGAAGGGCATGGGGTCGGACTTTCCATCGTATCCGAACTGGTCAAATCTTATTCAGGTGAGCTGCAGGTTTCGCAAAGCCCTTTAGGTGGAGCTCGTTTTGTTATTCGGTTTCCTGAGCCAGGTGTAAAATGA
- a CDS encoding arylesterase has protein sequence MLLVLSLTAAAVQAKTLLILGDSLSAGYGLSQQQSWVHLLQQKLDQQDSSWTLVNASISGETSGGGLARLPALLEQHKPDYVLIELGANDGLRGFPVPQLESNLNAMVTQIKQQQSKAVLMQIRIPPNYGPRYTKLFTDLYPKISKEQQIPLWPFFMETIALKQQWMQADGLHPNLEAQPVIADLMLPLVSSLE, from the coding sequence ATGCTTTTGGTCCTGTCGCTCACCGCAGCTGCGGTGCAGGCCAAAACGCTGTTAATTCTTGGCGATAGTCTGAGCGCCGGTTATGGGTTAAGCCAACAACAAAGTTGGGTGCATCTGCTTCAACAAAAACTCGACCAACAGGACAGTAGTTGGACACTGGTCAACGCCAGTATCAGCGGTGAAACCTCCGGTGGTGGTCTGGCACGCTTACCTGCCCTGCTCGAACAACACAAACCCGATTACGTGCTGATTGAACTGGGTGCCAACGATGGCCTGCGTGGTTTTCCTGTGCCCCAGCTTGAAAGCAATCTCAATGCAATGGTGACGCAAATAAAACAGCAACAAAGTAAAGCTGTGTTAATGCAAATACGTATTCCACCGAACTATGGCCCACGTTACACCAAATTATTCACTGATTTGTACCCTAAAATTTCAAAGGAGCAGCAAATACCGCTGTGGCCGTTCTTTATGGAGACCATAGCGTTAAAGCAACAGTGGATGCAAGCAGATGGGCTACACCCGAACCTGGAAGCACAACCTGTTATCGCAGATTTAATGCTACCTTTGGTGTCGAGTCTAGAATAA
- a CDS encoding ABC transporter permease, translated as MWGKIAWRLFWRELSRGELWVIAFSLFLAVLTVVSLSGITESVRSALYQRSANFVAADQILRSSVGFNEQVQQQADELKLQSSRQVQFNSMLFAKDLMQLVSVKAVSAAYPLRGELKLSSSLADEKALASLQPNQLYLESRLYSLLNIKVGDSLELGEKVFTAAGVIVAEPDAPLSVFGSSPRVLMHLDDVAATGIIQPGSRISYRLMFAGSQQDLELLETQSKGLLGPQDRWQKMDRESAIGGALDRSERFLLLSGLLGIVLAACAAAVAANRYSQRHARSVAVMKALGATTTLSRKIYGSHLLFVVVFSVGFGLVAGQLLVQLSQWGVAFWMSEYLAEFSFRPLGLGVLTAAICAVLFSARPLWRLAAVPALNVLREKPDQMKFDPVHLISGSVAIWLLMWLFSGDLWISSWLFVLCLVFAALLMGFAAVLVRVAKPMAAGQSSALRLALANLRRRLWPNAFQLITFSLALFLTLLLYFLRSELLDQWQQQVPEGAPNQFLVNLTEQDKTSLQQLAAEHQLTLTDFYPMISGRVLAVNGENFADEATKEKPEQRQGVGRELNLTWLNQMPDNNKLESGQWFTADSKAEVSVESQMAERLELKLGDMLQFSVGGQLFEAKISSIRKVDWNSLQPNFYMVLSPDLMQGFPATYITAFYLDMSEQELLNQIVRQFPTVSLISVDTILKQVNDIISQVSVALTFILILVFASAVLVLVAQVQATLEQREQELAILRTLGAKSSFLKAALLYEFAALGGLAGLFATLLAEILLAVVQQQFFDLPYSPHWNLWWLGPVLGVGLVTALGAWQVRVLLKMSGSTLLRRALQN; from the coding sequence ATGTGGGGTAAAATCGCCTGGAGGCTGTTCTGGCGTGAGTTAAGCCGGGGTGAGTTATGGGTGATAGCCTTTTCACTCTTTTTAGCTGTACTAACGGTGGTGAGCTTATCTGGCATCACTGAATCTGTGCGTTCCGCTTTGTATCAGCGTAGCGCCAATTTTGTCGCTGCCGATCAAATTCTGCGTTCCAGTGTTGGCTTTAATGAGCAGGTTCAACAACAGGCAGACGAGCTTAAACTGCAATCATCTCGTCAGGTTCAGTTTAACTCTATGTTATTTGCCAAAGATTTGATGCAATTGGTGTCTGTCAAAGCAGTATCAGCAGCTTATCCGTTAAGAGGTGAGTTAAAGTTGAGCTCCTCCTTGGCCGACGAAAAAGCGCTTGCATCGTTGCAGCCGAATCAGTTGTATCTGGAAAGTCGTCTTTATAGTCTGCTGAATATCAAAGTGGGCGATAGTCTGGAGCTTGGTGAAAAAGTATTTACCGCCGCTGGGGTTATTGTGGCAGAGCCTGATGCGCCGTTGTCTGTATTTGGCAGCTCGCCACGGGTGCTCATGCATTTGGATGATGTGGCCGCTACAGGAATTATTCAGCCCGGCAGTCGGATCAGCTACCGCCTAATGTTTGCAGGTTCCCAACAAGATCTTGAATTGCTGGAGACACAAAGCAAAGGACTGCTGGGTCCACAGGACAGATGGCAGAAAATGGACAGAGAGTCGGCCATAGGTGGCGCTCTGGACAGATCTGAGCGCTTTTTATTGTTATCAGGTCTGCTCGGTATAGTACTGGCCGCTTGTGCCGCTGCAGTAGCTGCGAATCGCTATAGCCAACGCCATGCACGCTCTGTCGCTGTGATGAAGGCTTTGGGGGCAACCACCACTTTAAGCCGGAAGATTTATGGCAGTCATTTGTTGTTTGTGGTGGTCTTCAGCGTAGGCTTTGGTTTAGTGGCTGGGCAGCTGTTGGTGCAGTTAAGCCAATGGGGCGTTGCGTTCTGGATGTCAGAGTATCTGGCTGAGTTCAGCTTCCGTCCTTTAGGTTTAGGTGTCCTGACGGCTGCTATTTGTGCAGTGTTATTTTCCGCCCGGCCTTTATGGCGCCTGGCTGCAGTGCCGGCTTTGAATGTGCTGCGGGAAAAACCAGATCAGATGAAATTTGATCCGGTGCATTTAATCAGCGGCTCAGTGGCCATCTGGTTATTGATGTGGCTCTTTAGTGGCGATCTCTGGATCAGTAGCTGGTTATTTGTACTCTGCCTGGTATTTGCTGCTTTACTGATGGGCTTTGCGGCTGTGCTGGTTCGGGTTGCTAAACCTATGGCTGCAGGGCAAAGCAGTGCGCTCCGGCTGGCATTGGCGAATTTACGTCGCAGGTTGTGGCCCAATGCCTTTCAGCTGATCACTTTTAGTCTGGCTTTGTTCTTAACTCTGTTGCTGTATTTTTTACGCTCTGAGCTGCTGGATCAATGGCAGCAGCAGGTTCCTGAAGGGGCACCGAATCAGTTTCTGGTGAATTTAACGGAGCAGGATAAAACGTCGCTGCAACAACTGGCGGCAGAGCATCAGCTTACCCTGACAGATTTTTATCCGATGATCAGCGGCCGGGTTCTGGCCGTCAACGGCGAAAACTTTGCCGATGAAGCAACCAAAGAGAAACCTGAACAGCGTCAGGGCGTTGGGCGTGAGCTGAACTTAACCTGGTTAAATCAGATGCCAGACAATAACAAGCTGGAAAGTGGGCAGTGGTTTACTGCTGATTCCAAAGCTGAAGTGTCGGTCGAATCGCAAATGGCGGAACGGTTGGAATTGAAGCTTGGCGATATGTTGCAGTTTTCTGTCGGCGGTCAGTTATTTGAAGCGAAAATCAGCAGCATTCGTAAAGTGGACTGGAATAGTTTGCAGCCCAACTTTTATATGGTGCTGTCGCCTGATCTGATGCAAGGGTTTCCTGCAACCTACATCACAGCCTTTTATCTGGATATGTCAGAGCAAGAGTTGCTAAACCAGATAGTGCGGCAGTTCCCGACTGTGAGTCTGATTTCTGTCGATACCATCTTAAAGCAGGTCAATGACATTATCAGTCAGGTGTCTGTGGCCTTAACTTTTATCCTGATTTTGGTGTTTGCATCTGCAGTGTTGGTGTTGGTGGCGCAAGTGCAGGCTACGCTGGAACAAAGAGAACAGGAGCTGGCCATCCTTCGCACCTTAGGGGCTAAGTCGTCTTTCTTAAAAGCGGCCCTGCTGTATGAGTTTGCTGCGTTGGGGGGGTTAGCTGGTCTTTTTGCCACTCTGTTAGCTGAGATTTTACTGGCTGTAGTACAACAGCAGTTTTTTGATTTACCTTACAGCCCACACTGGAACTTGTGGTGGTTAGGTCCGGTATTAGGTGTGGGCTTAGTCACAGCGTTGGGGGCATGGCAGGTCAGGGTATTACTGAAGATGTCGGGCAGCACCTTATTACGACGCGCCCTTCAGAATTGA
- a CDS encoding TIGR01777 family oxidoreductase has translation MNILITGATGLIGRALVAQWQGQHQLHILTRSSVKAKEILAVDANYQHSLDDIDLNQIDAVINLAGEPIADKRWSESQKEKICQSRWRITEALAEKIQQCTTPPKVLISGSAIGFYGRQGNTVVTEEHSSFYPEFSHDICARWENLAQRAAGANTRVCLLRTGIVLSGKGGALGKMLPLFKYGLGGPIGDGQQFMSWIHLEDMVRLIDFLLQREDLSGPFNATAPRPVSNKQFSQLLAERFGKKAPFTVPAFVLRLAFGEMADILLFGQNVQPKRLLDSGFQFHYPQLKDALNALQF, from the coding sequence ATGAACATTTTAATAACAGGCGCTACGGGGCTGATTGGACGTGCGCTCGTAGCACAGTGGCAGGGCCAACATCAGTTACATATCCTTACCCGCTCATCCGTAAAAGCGAAAGAAATATTGGCGGTTGACGCCAATTATCAACACTCTCTTGATGATATAGATTTAAATCAAATAGATGCTGTGATCAATCTGGCAGGTGAACCTATAGCCGACAAACGCTGGAGTGAATCGCAAAAAGAAAAAATCTGCCAAAGCCGCTGGCGGATCACTGAAGCCCTGGCTGAGAAAATCCAGCAATGCACTACACCACCTAAAGTATTGATCAGCGGTTCTGCCATAGGGTTTTATGGCCGTCAGGGCAACACAGTCGTCACTGAAGAGCATAGTTCTTTTTATCCGGAGTTCAGCCATGATATTTGTGCCCGCTGGGAAAATCTGGCACAGCGAGCTGCCGGAGCGAATACAAGAGTCTGTTTACTGCGTACAGGCATAGTGCTAAGTGGCAAAGGCGGAGCCCTTGGCAAGATGCTGCCGTTGTTTAAATACGGCCTGGGTGGCCCTATTGGCGATGGTCAACAGTTTATGTCCTGGATCCATCTGGAAGACATGGTACGTCTGATTGATTTTTTACTGCAACGTGAGGACTTAAGTGGGCCTTTTAATGCCACGGCGCCCCGCCCTGTAAGTAATAAACAGTTCAGCCAGTTACTCGCAGAACGTTTTGGTAAAAAGGCACCTTTTACAGTGCCTGCCTTTGTATTACGTCTGGCTTTTGGTGAAATGGCCGACATTCTGCTGTTTGGTCAGAATGTACAGCCTAAACGTTTACTGGATAGTGGCTTTCAGTTTCACTACCCACAACTCAAAGATGCCTTAAACGCCCTTCAATTCTGA
- a CDS encoding ABC transporter ATP-binding protein, which yields MKTPIPHIVAKDVVKTVQLTESELTILQDIHLTINQGATVAIVGASGSGKSTLLGILAGLDQASSGEVYLAGQPLHKLTEDERAELRARSVGFVFQSFLLLPSLTALENVTLPAELAGMPDARARGLELLAQVGLSHRADFFPNQMSGGEQQRVAIARAFITKPAVLFADEPSANLDSATGEKIEDLLFELNEQQGTTLVLVTHNHELAQRCQFRFQMHAGHLTADLTQATEGKRHVG from the coding sequence ATGAAAACACCTATACCTCATATTGTTGCAAAAGATGTTGTAAAAACAGTTCAGCTTACTGAGTCAGAGCTTACCATACTGCAAGATATCCATCTGACTATCAATCAGGGCGCGACAGTTGCCATAGTGGGTGCTTCAGGCTCGGGCAAGTCTACTTTATTAGGCATACTGGCTGGTTTGGATCAGGCGTCTTCCGGAGAAGTCTATCTGGCGGGTCAGCCGCTGCACAAACTCACTGAAGATGAGAGAGCAGAGTTAAGAGCCCGTTCTGTCGGTTTTGTCTTTCAGTCCTTTTTATTGTTACCCAGCCTGACTGCATTGGAGAATGTCACTTTACCTGCTGAATTGGCAGGTATGCCGGATGCAAGAGCGCGGGGTCTTGAATTGCTGGCCCAGGTTGGACTGAGTCACAGGGCGGATTTTTTTCCTAATCAGATGAGCGGCGGTGAACAGCAACGGGTGGCGATAGCCAGAGCTTTTATCACTAAACCTGCTGTGTTGTTTGCCGATGAGCCTTCAGCCAATCTGGATAGTGCCACAGGCGAAAAAATAGAAGATTTATTGTTCGAACTGAACGAGCAGCAAGGCACCACCTTAGTTTTGGTGACGCACAATCATGAGTTAGCGCAGCGTTGCCAGTTCAGATTTCAGATGCATGCAGGCCACTTAACGGCTGATTTGACTCAAGCTACAGAGGGCAAACGTCATGTGGGGTAA
- a CDS encoding MotA/TolQ/ExbB proton channel family protein has product MHSLIELWESVRDFIATGGDVLYIVALVLFIMWVLIIERFWFISREYPAMRSKIIADWNARVDTTSWYAHKIRDAWVSDASVKLNERINVIKTLVAICPMVGLLGTVTGMIAVFEIMAVQGTGNPRLMAAGISMATIPTMAGMVACLSGVFVTSKLEGKVKSAVHELADNMPHH; this is encoded by the coding sequence ATGCATAGCCTGATAGAGCTTTGGGAATCTGTCAGGGATTTTATCGCTACCGGCGGCGATGTACTTTATATTGTCGCCTTAGTGCTCTTCATCATGTGGGTATTGATCATAGAGCGCTTCTGGTTTATCAGTCGGGAATATCCAGCGATGCGTAGTAAAATTATCGCAGACTGGAATGCCCGGGTTGATACAACCTCATGGTATGCGCATAAAATTCGTGATGCGTGGGTGTCTGATGCATCTGTCAAACTGAATGAGCGGATCAATGTAATCAAAACTTTGGTTGCGATCTGCCCGATGGTCGGTTTGTTAGGTACTGTGACTGGTATGATCGCCGTTTTCGAAATTATGGCGGTGCAAGGTACTGGTAACCCAAGACTGATGGCAGCTGGTATTTCAATGGCAACAATTCCAACTATGGCTGGTATGGTTGCATGTTTATCAGGTGTATTTGTAACGTCCAAATTGGAAGGTAAGGTGAAGTCAGCAGTTCATGAGTTAGCTGACAACATGCCTCATCATTGA
- a CDS encoding tetratricopeptide repeat protein, which translates to MKKINTLTSALIVLASFGATTLSSYAVAAPDPAKIEARKNRKSTAVGERVGKAIGKAYELYSAEKVTEAIAALQGVESNNEFDMAYLNRFLGNMWAAKDEKKAIGFLRKAIQPDVLSFSDQAASYRLLADLLLSDKQYNESIKTYYQWLDFTGEKDANVYLRIASAYMETKQYQKVIEPADMAIALQDKAKPNAGPYTLKFSAYYELKNNKKAIEVLETTVKVFPAEKRWWTYLAQFYSIEEQYEKALVTLEVAAMQGMLDSENEFKLLSQLYSNANVPYKAGVTLEKHIKSGLIKKDKTMLNSMASSFQAAREMDKAAQYYGESAQLDNDGDAYRRQGSSLILAEKYSAAVVALNKALDAGVKAKGPVYLALVEAYFYQNKFKDAYQAVQKVKGDPKFARQAASWESYIKERASKNNVSL; encoded by the coding sequence ATGAAGAAAATTAATACACTTACTTCTGCGTTGATCGTACTTGCCAGCTTTGGTGCTACAACTTTAAGTTCGTACGCTGTAGCTGCTCCGGACCCTGCAAAAATTGAAGCGCGGAAAAACCGCAAATCAACAGCTGTAGGCGAAAGAGTTGGTAAAGCTATAGGTAAAGCGTATGAGCTTTACAGTGCTGAAAAGGTAACTGAAGCTATTGCTGCATTGCAAGGTGTTGAGTCAAACAATGAGTTTGACATGGCTTATTTAAATCGTTTTTTAGGCAACATGTGGGCCGCGAAAGACGAGAAAAAGGCCATTGGCTTCCTGCGTAAAGCAATTCAGCCTGATGTATTAAGTTTTTCTGATCAGGCTGCGTCTTACCGTTTATTAGCCGACTTGTTGCTAAGCGATAAGCAGTACAACGAATCGATCAAAACTTATTACCAGTGGTTAGATTTCACTGGTGAGAAAGATGCGAACGTATATCTGCGTATAGCCAGCGCTTACATGGAAACAAAACAGTATCAGAAGGTGATTGAGCCTGCTGATATGGCAATTGCTCTGCAAGATAAAGCTAAGCCAAACGCCGGTCCTTATACCTTGAAGTTTTCTGCTTATTACGAGCTGAAAAACAACAAAAAAGCGATCGAAGTGTTAGAGACCACTGTGAAGGTTTTCCCTGCGGAAAAACGCTGGTGGACTTATCTGGCTCAGTTCTACTCTATTGAAGAGCAATACGAAAAAGCTTTGGTAACACTTGAAGTTGCAGCTATGCAAGGCATGCTGGATTCAGAAAATGAGTTCAAGTTATTATCTCAGCTGTACTCCAACGCCAACGTTCCATACAAAGCAGGCGTGACACTGGAAAAACATATTAAGTCTGGTTTAATCAAAAAAGATAAAACTATGCTGAACAGTATGGCCAGTTCATTCCAGGCTGCGCGTGAAATGGATAAAGCCGCTCAGTATTACGGTGAGTCAGCTCAGTTAGACAATGATGGTGATGCTTATCGTCGTCAGGGTTCATCTCTGATCCTTGCTGAAAAATACTCTGCTGCTGTTGTCGCTCTGAACAAAGCGCTGGATGCTGGTGTAAAAGCCAAAGGTCCAGTGTATTTGGCTCTGGTAGAAGCTTATTTCTATCAGAACAAGTTCAAAGATGCATATCAGGCGGTACAGAAAGTTAAAGGCGATCCTAAGTTTGCCCGTCAGGCTGCAAGCTGGGAGAGCTACATTAAAGAGCGCGCTAGCAAAAACAACGTGAGTCTTTAA
- a CDS encoding energy transducer TonB — protein MVRLLLSLVVGAVITFFLYVLMAFLIGGDDTFTNAKKDQIVIEINSTPPESKAQTRVRVPPPPPPPPPEPPKAPVAEPESTDTGGSIGFNLPSVDVGGASSGLGDPSSAMMRDGDATPIVRIEPKYPVQAARDGLQGWVKMRFTILEDGSVGDVTVVEAEPKRVFDREAIRALKRWKYSPKVVDGKTVQQPGIMVQLDFSLDQAGG, from the coding sequence ATGGTAAGGTTATTACTATCACTGGTTGTTGGTGCGGTAATAACGTTTTTCCTGTATGTGTTGATGGCATTCCTTATAGGTGGGGATGATACGTTCACCAATGCTAAAAAGGATCAAATCGTTATTGAAATTAACTCGACACCGCCTGAGTCAAAAGCTCAGACTCGTGTTCGAGTGCCGCCACCGCCGCCACCACCGCCGCCAGAGCCTCCGAAAGCTCCGGTTGCAGAACCTGAGTCTACCGATACAGGTGGCTCTATAGGGTTTAACCTGCCGTCTGTTGACGTAGGTGGTGCGAGCTCAGGCTTAGGCGATCCGTCTTCAGCAATGATGCGTGATGGCGATGCCACTCCAATAGTTCGTATTGAACCTAAATACCCGGTACAAGCTGCTCGTGATGGTCTGCAGGGTTGGGTGAAAATGCGCTTTACTATTCTGGAAGATGGTAGCGTCGGTGACGTGACTGTTGTTGAAGCAGAACCTAAACGTGTATTTGACCGTGAAGCAATTCGCGCACTGAAACGTTGGAAATATTCACCGAAAGTGGTCGATGGTAAGACAGTTCAGCAACCAGGTATTATGGTTCAACTGGACTTCTCCTTAGATCAGGCTGGGGGTTAA